The following proteins are encoded in a genomic region of Candidatus Leptovillus gracilis:
- a CDS encoding purine-nucleoside phosphorylase, whose translation MTHPPELDLQTAVATIRARTQYTPKIGLVLGSGLSGLADAVQNADIIPYEEIPNWPASTVIGHSGRLVIGQLQGQTVLVQQGRAHFYEGYSQAQVVFPVRVMRAMGIHTLIVTNAAGGINRRFTPGDLMLITDHLNFVGMAGSNPLRGPNDEQVGPRFPDLTQAYDPTLRQMARATAVAQGLTLQEGVYAYVAGPSFETPAELRFLHAAGADAVGMSTVPEVIVAKHGGMRVLGISSITNKAILDPTPEAMVSHEEVLETGKLIVPRLTQLLYGILPQL comes from the coding sequence ATGACACACCCCCCCGAGCTTGACCTGCAAACGGCCGTTGCCACCATTCGCGCCCGCACCCAATATACCCCTAAAATCGGCCTGGTTCTTGGTTCTGGCCTCAGCGGCCTGGCCGACGCCGTGCAAAACGCCGACATCATCCCCTATGAAGAAATTCCCAACTGGCCCGCTTCCACCGTCATTGGGCACAGCGGGCGGCTGGTCATCGGCCAGTTGCAAGGGCAAACTGTCCTGGTGCAGCAAGGACGCGCCCACTTTTACGAAGGGTATTCGCAGGCGCAGGTTGTCTTCCCGGTGCGGGTGATGCGGGCCATGGGCATTCACACGCTCATTGTCACCAACGCTGCCGGGGGCATCAATCGCCGCTTCACACCAGGCGATTTGATGCTGATCACGGACCATCTGAACTTTGTCGGCATGGCCGGCAGCAACCCACTGCGCGGCCCCAACGATGAACAGGTTGGCCCCCGCTTCCCCGACCTGACCCAGGCATATGACCCCACTCTACGGCAAATGGCGCGGGCTACGGCCGTTGCCCAGGGACTAACCCTGCAAGAGGGCGTCTACGCTTATGTTGCCGGTCCCAGTTTTGAAACACCGGCCGAACTGCGTTTTTTGCACGCGGCCGGCGCGGACGCCGTCGGCATGTCTACCGTCCCCGAAGTGATTGTGGCGAAACATGGTGGGATGCGCGTATTGGGCATTTCCTCCATCACCAACAAAGCGATTCTGGACCCAACTCCAGAGGCGATGGTCTCCCATGAAGAGGTTCTGGAAACGGGCAAGCTGATAGTCCCCCGCCTGACCCAACTCCTCTACGGCATCCTGCCCCAGTTGTGA
- a CDS encoding tyrosine recombinase, whose product MEEQLQAFLDFLQYEYKYSSNTTAAYRNDLGQFMSFLSRSYPGVTNWSDVTVAIVDSYVDSMKEQPYASSSVARKVAAVKSFFNHLFSRSVIHENPTTNIDSPKVKKRLPKTLSAEDIEKLLQAPKQKKPTPKQLRDMALLTMLYNTGMRVTEVVSLTLDDVDLVDDVLICQGKDETSRELPLDEETKETVVNYLENGRQYLVKNKDEAALFLNHRGQQLTRQGLWLIIKAYAKKAKLSGEVTPHTLRHSFAAHKLDGGSNLQEVQRLLGHANISTTQIYTQVKSEDEDDLEASPDFAPTDLHS is encoded by the coding sequence ATGGAAGAGCAATTACAAGCCTTTCTGGACTTTCTACAATACGAATACAAATATTCAAGTAACACCACAGCGGCTTATCGCAACGACCTGGGTCAATTTATGTCATTTCTGAGCCGCAGCTACCCTGGGGTGACCAACTGGAGCGATGTGACCGTCGCCATTGTGGACAGTTACGTAGACTCTATGAAAGAGCAGCCCTATGCGTCTTCGTCGGTGGCGCGTAAAGTGGCGGCCGTTAAATCATTTTTTAATCATCTGTTTTCCCGCAGCGTGATTCATGAAAATCCAACGACCAACATAGATTCGCCAAAAGTAAAAAAGCGGCTGCCTAAAACCCTGAGCGCCGAGGATATTGAAAAGCTGCTGCAAGCGCCAAAACAGAAAAAACCAACGCCCAAACAACTGCGCGACATGGCGCTTCTGACAATGCTTTATAACACCGGAATGCGGGTGACGGAAGTGGTGTCGCTGACATTGGATGACGTGGACCTGGTGGATGATGTGCTGATTTGTCAGGGTAAAGACGAAACTTCCCGCGAACTCCCGTTGGATGAAGAGACCAAAGAGACGGTGGTGAACTACCTGGAAAACGGCCGTCAATATCTGGTAAAAAACAAAGATGAAGCGGCCTTGTTCCTCAACCATCGCGGCCAGCAGCTTACCCGGCAGGGGCTGTGGCTGATTATCAAAGCGTATGCCAAAAAAGCAAAACTCAGCGGTGAAGTGACGCCCCACACGCTGCGCCACAGCTTCGCCGCGCACAAATTGGATGGCGGCTCCAATCTCCAGGAAGTCCAACGACTGCTGGGACACGCCAATATCTCCACGACGCAGATTTACACACAGGTAAAAAGTGAGGACGAAGATGACCTGGAAGCCTCACCCGATTTTGCGCCAACAGACCTGCACTCATAA
- a CDS encoding GTPase: protein MSLNARRVIIAGAAGRDFHDFNTTFRHDPNYRVVAFTATQIPNIDGRRYPPELSGELYPEGIPIEPESELTELIRREQVDEVLFSYSDVSHEYVMHLASRVLAAGAGFRFLSPAQTMIRSSKPVVSVGAVRTGCGKSQTSRRVLQILQNELGFERVVAVRHPMPYGNLAAQAVQRFASYEDMDRHECTIEEREEYEPYVERGAVIYAGVDYEAILRQAEQEADVIIWDGGNNDVPFYKPDLHIVVTDPHRPGHELRYHPGETNLRMADVVVINKVDTADNANVVIVQQNIRRVNPTAVIVKAASPIFVDDPAAIRGKKVLVVEDGPTLTHGEMAYGAGVVAAQYFDAAEIIDPHPYAVRTIAETYAKYPSTGAVLPAMGYGREQMADLAETINRVPADMVIIATPIDLAKLIDIQLPNQRVRYELQEIGQPTLTDVLRQKFAQ, encoded by the coding sequence ATGAGTTTAAATGCACGACGTGTTATTATCGCCGGCGCGGCCGGGCGCGATTTCCATGACTTTAATACGACCTTTCGCCATGATCCGAATTATCGTGTAGTCGCGTTTACCGCCACCCAAATTCCGAATATAGACGGCCGTCGCTACCCCCCAGAACTGTCCGGTGAACTGTATCCCGAAGGCATCCCCATTGAACCGGAAAGCGAACTGACCGAACTGATTCGCCGCGAGCAGGTAGACGAAGTACTCTTTTCCTATTCAGATGTGTCCCATGAATATGTGATGCACCTGGCTTCACGGGTATTGGCGGCCGGCGCCGGCTTCCGTTTCCTCAGCCCGGCGCAGACGATGATCCGTTCCAGCAAGCCGGTGGTGTCGGTGGGGGCGGTGCGCACCGGCTGTGGCAAGAGCCAGACCTCGCGCCGGGTGCTGCAAATTTTACAGAACGAATTGGGGTTTGAGCGCGTCGTCGCTGTGCGCCATCCCATGCCTTATGGCAATCTGGCGGCGCAGGCGGTGCAGCGTTTCGCCAGCTATGAAGACATGGACCGGCACGAATGCACCATCGAAGAACGCGAGGAGTATGAACCCTACGTAGAGCGGGGCGCGGTGATTTATGCCGGGGTGGACTATGAAGCGATTCTGCGCCAGGCGGAGCAGGAAGCGGATGTGATCATTTGGGATGGTGGCAATAACGACGTGCCGTTTTACAAGCCAGACCTGCACATTGTGGTGACAGACCCGCACCGGCCGGGGCACGAACTGCGTTACCATCCTGGCGAGACGAACCTGCGCATGGCCGATGTGGTGGTTATTAACAAGGTGGACACGGCCGATAACGCCAATGTGGTGATCGTCCAGCAAAACATTCGGCGGGTGAATCCAACGGCCGTTATCGTCAAAGCCGCCTCGCCTATTTTTGTAGACGACCCGGCAGCCATTCGGGGCAAAAAAGTGCTGGTGGTTGAAGATGGTCCCACCCTGACGCATGGCGAAATGGCCTATGGCGCGGGCGTGGTGGCGGCGCAGTATTTTGATGCGGCCGAGATTATTGACCCGCACCCTTATGCCGTGCGCACCATCGCCGAGACGTATGCCAAATATCCATCTACCGGCGCAGTGCTGCCGGCCATGGGCTACGGCCGTGAACAAATGGCCGATTTAGCCGAAACCATCAACCGAGTCCCGGCCGATATGGTCATTATCGCCACCCCCATAGACCTGGCAAAACTGATTGACATTCAACTGCCCAACCAGCGGGTGCGCTACGAATTGCAAGAGATCGGCCAGCCCACTCTGACTGACGTGCTGCGGCAAAAATTTGCGCAATAG
- a CDS encoding DUF1997 domain-containing protein, whose translation MIKIAASARFSFIFPADRVTTYEFYSDINRLVRYLQHIDLVDSSAEHQYRLYYSTVELGTYHIHVYADVRLDLVPGHHTMRMVPIENLPPIETEVTFNSTKTRGYYSSEAFFHDEGDQTRVEYLLKMQAKPPRPKGMRFMPGTLVDKIANNITNNRMREIAEYFIESSVADYPNWLDEKAAPAGDDA comes from the coding sequence ATGATCAAAATCGCCGCTTCTGCCCGTTTTTCTTTTATATTCCCTGCTGATCGTGTCACCACATACGAATTTTATAGCGACATTAACCGTCTGGTCAGATATCTGCAACATATTGACCTGGTGGATTCTAGCGCGGAGCATCAATATCGTCTGTATTACAGCACGGTTGAATTGGGTACTTACCACATTCACGTCTACGCCGACGTGCGTTTGGACCTGGTACCGGGCCACCACACCATGCGCATGGTCCCGATTGAAAACCTGCCGCCCATCGAAACAGAAGTCACTTTCAACTCGACCAAAACGCGCGGTTATTACAGCAGTGAAGCCTTTTTTCATGATGAAGGCGACCAGACCCGCGTGGAGTATTTGCTGAAAATGCAAGCCAAGCCACCGCGCCCCAAAGGAATGCGCTTCATGCCCGGCACGCTGGTGGATAAAATCGCCAACAACATCACCAACAATCGAATGCGAGAGATCGCCGAATATTTCATTGAAAGCTCGGTAGCCGATTACCCTAACTGGCTGGACGAGAAGGCTGCGCCGGCCGGTGATGATGCCTGA
- a CDS encoding nicotinate phosphoribosyltransferase, producing the protein MSLFNGERLTNEVFKLDVERMRRGWYSDQYFANILAMLRGVSQANGFQGQYARDVGVDATGLNVGDIEVEMQFFTRRAGKTVIVGVDKALAMLRHCTGYFDESGAWVETWQNLAVTAVHDGAITEYHGDPLHVQPVIRVHGRYRDFALLETPMLGILSRGSRIATNVYKTLRAAKGKPVLFFPARFDLHEVQAADGYAYDIAVARFNHDFAGALRSFVSTDAQGDWWGGAGGGTVAHAAIACFLSDTAATMMAFAEHVPPEIPRIALVDFNNDSISDSLRVMAAMFARCADLLAEGRSEEAQRYVLYGVRLDTGGTLRDVCVPPLGDPALDLGVTPRLVFNVRQALDAAWESWDLRPEQVQMARRYCRDVKIVATGGFNPQKITRFEQLNVPVDIYGVGSSLLSNDKETNNDFTADVVRVKIDGRWVDMAKIGRAPADNPELEPVDLAGL; encoded by the coding sequence ATGAGCTTATTTAACGGCGAGCGGTTGACCAATGAGGTGTTTAAGCTAGACGTGGAGCGAATGCGCCGCGGCTGGTATTCTGATCAATACTTCGCCAACATTTTGGCAATGCTGCGCGGCGTCAGCCAGGCGAATGGCTTCCAGGGGCAGTATGCGCGTGACGTAGGCGTGGACGCAACCGGCCTGAACGTCGGCGACATTGAAGTGGAGATGCAGTTTTTCACCCGTCGCGCCGGCAAAACGGTGATCGTGGGTGTGGACAAGGCGTTGGCAATGCTGCGCCACTGTACCGGTTATTTTGACGAGAGCGGCGCGTGGGTGGAGACGTGGCAAAATCTGGCGGTTACGGCCGTTCATGATGGCGCCATCACCGAATACCACGGCGACCCGCTGCATGTGCAGCCGGTTATTCGCGTACACGGCCGTTACCGTGATTTTGCCCTCCTGGAAACTCCCATGCTCGGCATCCTCAGCCGGGGCAGCCGCATCGCCACCAACGTCTACAAAACCCTGCGCGCCGCCAAGGGTAAGCCGGTCCTTTTTTTCCCCGCTCGCTTCGACCTGCACGAAGTCCAGGCTGCCGACGGTTACGCCTACGACATCGCTGTCGCCCGCTTCAACCACGACTTCGCCGGCGCCTTGCGCTCTTTTGTCTCCACCGATGCCCAGGGTGATTGGTGGGGTGGCGCTGGCGGTGGCACGGTGGCCCACGCGGCCATCGCCTGCTTCCTCAGCGACACCGCCGCTACCATGATGGCTTTCGCCGAACACGTTCCGCCGGAAATTCCCCGCATTGCCCTGGTGGACTTCAACAACGACTCCATCAGCGACAGCCTGCGCGTGATGGCCGCCATGTTTGCCCGGTGCGCCGATTTGCTGGCCGAAGGGCGCAGCGAGGAAGCGCAGCGTTACGTGCTGTACGGCGTGCGCCTGGACACCGGCGGCACGCTGCGCGACGTGTGCGTGCCGCCGCTGGGCGACCCGGCATTGGACCTGGGCGTGACGCCCCGGTTGGTGTTTAACGTGCGCCAGGCGTTGGACGCGGCCTGGGAATCCTGGGATTTGCGTCCGGAGCAGGTACAAATGGCCCGGCGCTACTGCCGCGACGTAAAAATTGTGGCGACCGGCGGTTTTAACCCGCAAAAAATCACCCGCTTTGAGCAGCTTAACGTGCCGGTAGACATCTATGGTGTTGGGTCGTCGCTGCTGTCTAACGACAAGGAAACCAACAACGATTTTACGGCCGATGTGGTTCGGGTGAAGATAGACGGCCGTTGGGTGGATATGGCTAAAATTGGCCGCGCCCCGGCCGACAACCCGGAACTGGAACCGGTGGATTTGGCCGGGCTGTAA